In Ruminococcaceae bacterium R-25, one genomic interval encodes:
- a CDS encoding UDP-N-acetylmuramoylalanine--D-glutamate ligase, whose translation MGNYKFEEFKTYIKGRKAAVIGIGISNTPLIKWLISLGADVTACDKNTEEDPVLSKNIAALKEISTDIKWSLGESYLTHLRDEHYDIVFKTPKMRFETPELQALKEMGSILTTEMELFMNLCPAEIFAITGSDGKTTTTTLTAEILKQAGYKVWIGGNIGTPLLDRVAEIEPDDKVVLELSSFQLLGMSTPADVAIVTNITPNHLDFHKDYDEYIQAKVNVFRNQGPEGKVILNAGCDLTYEMKDIARGRVKLFSANKGKVMRSDSPLYPRAYTEDGRLIYEENGNIYDICGMDEIFIPGVHNVENFLAATCAVIDYVKPEDIAYVAKNFKGVPHRIEFIREIDGVRWYNSSIDTSPNRSLNTMNALAARNEKGVLICGGADKKCLYSKLGDAILKVCDRIIIYGSNADLVTDIIAKEAHGRQYEIYRIPDKEGDVYEFPKTRDNVVNAYKEAIAKAREWAKPGEIVIMSSIGTSYDHFRHFEHRGDMFRDLVNELK comes from the coding sequence ATGGGAAACTATAAGTTCGAAGAATTTAAGACATATATCAAGGGCCGGAAAGCTGCAGTTATCGGCATCGGCATTTCCAATACGCCACTTATCAAGTGGCTCATATCACTTGGCGCTGACGTTACCGCATGCGACAAGAATACAGAAGAAGACCCTGTCTTGAGCAAGAATATTGCTGCTTTGAAGGAGATCTCCACGGATATTAAATGGTCTTTGGGCGAATCTTACCTTACTCATTTAAGAGATGAGCACTACGATATCGTTTTCAAGACTCCGAAAATGAGATTTGAGACGCCGGAATTACAAGCATTAAAGGAAATGGGTTCTATTCTTACAACAGAGATGGAGCTTTTCATGAACCTTTGTCCTGCTGAGATCTTTGCGATTACAGGCTCAGACGGAAAGACCACAACAACGACTCTTACAGCCGAGATATTAAAGCAGGCAGGATATAAGGTCTGGATCGGCGGTAATATCGGAACTCCGCTCCTTGACCGAGTTGCAGAGATCGAACCAGATGACAAGGTCGTTTTGGAGCTCTCATCTTTCCAGCTCCTTGGAATGAGCACACCTGCAGATGTTGCAATCGTTACCAATATCACGCCTAACCATCTGGATTTCCATAAGGACTACGATGAATATATCCAGGCTAAGGTCAATGTATTCAGAAATCAGGGCCCTGAAGGAAAGGTCATCCTTAATGCAGGTTGCGACTTAACTTATGAGATGAAGGATATCGCCAGAGGCAGAGTGAAGCTCTTTTCCGCAAACAAGGGCAAGGTAATGAGATCTGATTCACCTCTTTATCCCAGAGCTTATACGGAAGACGGCAGGCTCATTTATGAGGAAAACGGCAATATCTACGATATTTGCGGCATGGATGAGATCTTTATCCCCGGTGTTCATAATGTTGAGAATTTCCTGGCTGCCACATGTGCTGTTATTGACTATGTTAAGCCTGAAGATATCGCATATGTAGCCAAGAATTTCAAGGGCGTGCCTCACAGGATCGAGTTTATAAGAGAGATAGACGGCGTAAGGTGGTATAACTCTTCAATCGATACATCACCTAACAGATCGCTCAATACTATGAATGCTCTTGCAGCAAGAAACGAAAAGGGCGTTCTGATTTGCGGCGGCGCTGACAAGAAGTGCCTTTATAGCAAGCTTGGCGATGCGATCCTTAAGGTATGCGACAGGATAATTATCTACGGATCAAACGCTGATCTCGTTACGGACATTATTGCCAAGGAAGCTCACGGTCGCCAGTATGAGATCTACAGGATCCCTGATAAGGAAGGCGATGTCTACGAATTCCCTAAGACCCGTGACAATGTTGTAAATGCATATAAGGAAGCTATAGCCAAGGCCAGAGAGTGGGCAAAACCCGGAGAGATTGTTATTATGTCTTCTATAGGTACGTCCTACGATCATTTCAGACATTTCGAACACAGGGGCGATATGTTCAGAGACCTTGTTAACGAACTCAAATAA
- a CDS encoding 5-methylthioadenosine/S-adenosylhomocysteine deaminase, with translation MSVRFYNCRILTMQDNSIIEGELWTDNDRISYIGPSVDTSDKKFDREIDCKGNLLMPGLKNAHTHSAMTFSRSLADEYCLNDWLHKAIFPREAKLTPEAVYWFSKLAYAEYLAGGVTSCFDMYFFKEENAKAAVETGFRHVFCGAANDYGGFEDLERYYNELNSYDPLISFIYGFHAEYTTCEDNLKLMSELAHKYEAPVFTHISETSAEVEGCKERYGVTPAVLFEKLGIFDFGGGGFHCVWFTDEDRDIFKKRGLWSVFNACSNLKLASGITPVYKFIEKDMNIAIGTDGAGSNNALSMFREMYLDTVLSNVETNNAAAVDPFKILKAGTSGGALCMGLKDSDVLAEGKKADIVMIDMNKPSMQPENNIARNIVYSADNSVVKMTMIDGKILYEDGKYTTIDLDEVYKESNKFMKELSDI, from the coding sequence ATGTCTGTACGATTTTATAATTGCAGGATCCTCACGATGCAGGACAACAGCATAATCGAAGGTGAACTTTGGACTGATAACGACAGGATAAGCTATATCGGACCTTCTGTTGATACTTCTGATAAGAAGTTCGACCGTGAGATCGACTGCAAAGGAAATCTTTTAATGCCGGGTCTTAAGAATGCGCATACTCATTCAGCTATGACTTTTTCGAGGTCATTGGCTGATGAATACTGCCTTAACGACTGGCTTCATAAAGCAATCTTCCCCAGGGAAGCTAAGCTTACTCCTGAAGCAGTCTACTGGTTCTCAAAGCTCGCTTATGCGGAATACTTGGCAGGCGGTGTTACATCCTGCTTTGATATGTATTTTTTCAAGGAAGAGAATGCAAAGGCTGCCGTAGAAACCGGCTTCAGGCATGTTTTCTGCGGTGCGGCTAATGATTACGGCGGCTTTGAAGATCTCGAAAGATACTATAACGAGCTTAATTCATACGACCCGCTTATATCTTTCATCTACGGATTTCATGCTGAATATACGACCTGCGAAGATAACTTAAAGCTCATGTCAGAGCTCGCTCATAAATATGAGGCACCTGTATTTACGCATATTTCCGAGACTTCTGCTGAGGTCGAAGGCTGCAAGGAAAGATATGGTGTGACACCTGCAGTTCTTTTCGAAAAACTCGGTATCTTCGATTTCGGTGGCGGCGGATTCCACTGCGTCTGGTTCACAGATGAAGACAGGGATATCTTCAAGAAGCGTGGCCTCTGGTCCGTATTCAACGCGTGCTCTAATTTAAAGCTTGCGTCAGGCATTACACCTGTTTATAAGTTCATCGAAAAGGATATGAATATTGCGATAGGAACTGACGGCGCTGGCTCTAACAACGCGCTTTCAATGTTCCGCGAGATGTATCTTGATACAGTCCTTTCAAATGTTGAGACGAATAATGCTGCGGCAGTAGATCCGTTTAAGATCCTTAAGGCAGGAACTTCTGGCGGCGCTCTCTGCATGGGACTTAAGGATTCTGACGTTCTCGCTGAAGGCAAGAAGGCAGACATCGTCATGATCGACATGAATAAGCCTTCGATGCAGCCCGAAAACAACATTGCAAGAAATATCGTATACAGCGCAGATAACTCTGTCGTTAAGATGACCATGATCGACGGTAAGATCCTTTATGAGGATGGTAAGTACACTACTATCGATCTGGACGAAGTTTATAAAGAATCCAATAAATTCATGAAGGAACTGTCTGATATCTGA
- a CDS encoding undecaprenyl-diphosphatase, protein MFWDYFVAFIFGVVEGITEWLPVSSTGHMIILNEFLKLNVSPEFYDLYLVVIQLGAIMAVVVIFWKEIWPFGIKNNEHPFSKTGIGRYVMKDKIILWLKIALACVPAAIIGVLFDDWLDEHLYNYFVVAIALIVFGVAFIVVEYLMKNRNPVIKTVGQLNWGHALAIGLFQLLAAIFPGASRSGSTIVGSIAIGIKREAAAKFTFFLAIPVMFGASLLKIIKYDGGVTAHEVGLLLVGMITAFFVSLLIIKQLMAFIKKHTFSCFGWYRIGLGILVLILGACGIIGGVAPV, encoded by the coding sequence ATGTTTTGGGATTATTTTGTTGCATTCATATTCGGTGTCGTCGAAGGCATTACGGAGTGGCTTCCTGTAAGCTCCACAGGACACATGATCATATTAAATGAGTTCTTAAAGCTCAATGTCTCACCTGAATTCTATGACCTTTACCTTGTAGTTATCCAGCTCGGCGCCATTATGGCCGTAGTTGTAATCTTCTGGAAAGAAATCTGGCCGTTTGGCATCAAGAATAACGAGCATCCTTTCTCGAAAACAGGTATCGGCCGTTATGTTATGAAGGATAAGATCATCTTGTGGCTTAAGATAGCTCTCGCATGTGTTCCTGCAGCTATCATAGGCGTTCTTTTCGACGACTGGCTCGATGAGCACCTCTATAACTATTTTGTCGTTGCTATCGCTCTTATCGTATTCGGTGTCGCATTTATCGTTGTCGAATACTTAATGAAAAACAGAAATCCCGTTATCAAGACTGTAGGCCAGCTTAACTGGGGTCATGCTCTTGCAATCGGCCTTTTCCAGCTCTTAGCTGCGATCTTCCCGGGTGCATCAAGATCCGGTTCTACTATCGTAGGCTCTATCGCCATTGGAATTAAGAGGGAAGCAGCTGCTAAATTCACATTCTTCCTTGCAATTCCCGTAATGTTCGGTGCGAGCCTTCTTAAGATCATTAAATATGACGGCGGCGTAACTGCTCATGAAGTAGGATTGCTTTTAGTAGGCATGATCACGGCATTCTTCGTCAGCCTTCTTATAATCAAGCAGCTTATGGCATTTATCAAAAAGCATACATTCTCTTGCTTTGGCTGGTACCGTATCGGCCTCGGTATTCTTGTTCTTATATTGGGTGCCTGCGGCATTATTGGCGGCGTTGCTCCGGTTTAA
- a CDS encoding 2-isopropylmalate synthase, which produces MADMNYRRYKAHPTVDLPDRKWPSNKITKAPIWCSVDLRDGNQALEVPMTLEEKVEFFEYLCSIGFKEIEIGFPAASDTDYNFCRHLIDNNLIPSDVAIQVLTQSREHIIDKTMEAVKGAPNVIIHLYNATSTLHRDVVFDFSCDECIKLATDGAKLIIDRINEDKSGTNFILEYSPEAFSDTELDFAVKICDSVLDIWKPTPEKKVIINLPETVEYQTANVYADQIEYFCSKTKWRDSIIISLHTHNDRGTAVATSEFGLMAGGDRVEGTLFGNGERTGNVDIITLAINMMMLGINPGLDFSNINKTIDIYEELTGMKVEPRHPWAGKLVFTAFSGSHQDAINKGRKKMEERGETIWAVPYLPIDPKDVGREYEPIIRINSQSGRGGIAYVMETYFGVQLPKSFQRDFLPVVKAATEENGIENELTPQQIFDLFDDKYINVLEPYGLKNFSEMQDSDQVSTVEALIVDHGKEVTIRGQGNGLLDAFVRGFCDYTGVEFSIANYSEHAMKSGSDSAAITYIEITNKANKNTYIGAGVSSSVTKSSVRAVVCAYNRMINVL; this is translated from the coding sequence ATGGCTGATATGAATTACCGCAGATATAAGGCTCATCCGACAGTAGACCTGCCGGACCGTAAGTGGCCTTCAAATAAGATAACCAAGGCTCCGATCTGGTGTTCTGTTGACTTAAGAGACGGTAATCAGGCTCTCGAAGTCCCTATGACTCTGGAAGAAAAGGTCGAATTCTTTGAATATTTATGCTCCATCGGATTTAAAGAGATCGAGATCGGTTTTCCTGCAGCATCAGATACTGACTATAACTTTTGCAGGCACCTGATAGACAATAACCTGATCCCTTCAGACGTTGCGATCCAGGTTTTAACGCAGTCCAGAGAACACATAATCGATAAGACTATGGAAGCCGTAAAAGGCGCTCCTAACGTCATTATCCACCTCTATAATGCGACAAGCACTCTCCATAGGGATGTTGTTTTCGATTTCTCGTGCGACGAATGCATAAAGCTCGCAACAGACGGCGCGAAATTGATAATCGACAGGATAAATGAGGATAAGAGCGGCACAAACTTTATCCTCGAGTATTCTCCTGAAGCTTTTTCGGATACGGAACTGGATTTTGCCGTAAAGATCTGTGATTCCGTTCTTGATATCTGGAAACCTACTCCTGAAAAGAAGGTAATAATCAACCTGCCAGAGACAGTTGAGTACCAGACAGCCAATGTTTATGCCGACCAGATCGAGTATTTCTGCTCGAAAACGAAATGGAGAGATTCGATAATCATCTCTCTGCATACCCATAATGACAGAGGTACGGCCGTTGCGACCTCGGAATTCGGCCTTATGGCAGGCGGCGACAGAGTCGAAGGCACTTTGTTCGGAAACGGCGAGAGGACCGGAAACGTTGATATCATTACGCTTGCGATAAACATGATGATGCTGGGTATCAATCCTGGCTTGGATTTTTCCAATATCAACAAGACTATCGATATCTATGAAGAACTCACAGGTATGAAGGTCGAGCCGAGACACCCATGGGCAGGAAAGCTCGTATTTACGGCTTTTTCAGGTTCCCATCAGGATGCGATCAATAAGGGCAGAAAGAAGATGGAAGAAAGGGGAGAGACCATATGGGCAGTTCCTTATCTTCCTATCGATCCTAAGGATGTCGGAAGGGAATACGAGCCAATTATCCGTATCAATTCCCAGTCCGGCAGGGGCGGAATCGCTTATGTTATGGAAACTTATTTCGGAGTCCAGCTCCCGAAGAGCTTCCAGCGTGATTTCCTGCCTGTTGTCAAGGCTGCGACTGAGGAAAACGGCATTGAAAACGAGCTCACTCCCCAGCAGATCTTTGATCTGTTCGATGACAAATATATCAATGTCCTTGAGCCTTACGGTCTTAAGAACTTCTCGGAAATGCAGGATTCCGATCAGGTATCCACAGTTGAAGCTCTCATAGTAGATCACGGTAAGGAAGTAACCATCAGGGGACAGGGTAACGGTCTTTTGGATGCATTTGTCAGGGGCTTCTGTGATTATACAGGCGTTGAATTCTCCATCGCGAACTATTCAGAGCACGCTATGAAGTCAGGTTCAGACTCTGCGGCTATCACATATATCGAAATAACCAATAAAGCCAACAAGAATACTTATATCGGAGCCGGAGTATCCAGCTCAGTCACAAAATCTTCCGTTCGTGCCGTAGTTTGCGCATATAACAGAATGATTAATGTGTTATGA
- a CDS encoding ATP-binding cassette subfamily B protein, whose protein sequence is MNLKSLKRLFSYLKGSTGIVVLSVIIGLLFGGATVAIPYFAGRAIDSLGDTDTLIKCLFIITGLIVVAALLQFILIRMNNRVAFTIGQNLRNATYSKMHRVKMSYIDRTSAGKLQSLIISDVETVSDGMLLFLNQFASGIATILITLVVMFYINWKISLIVVIFTPVSIAVSTAIAKGAYKSFSKQAEIRSKQTSFVAESVNNFRECKLYNVTDKRTAGFDEINGEYRKTSTKATFLSSISNPSSRFVNALIYAGVVLTGCLSGIGGAITVGALTSLLAYANQFMKPFNDLSAVYTELSDSFACLARVFEYLDSPEIPEEKARDDLPSKDVQFDIEFKNVSFSYVEGRPVLKDISFKVGKGESFAIAGPTGCGKTTLINLLMRYYEPDSGDILINGKSIKDIPRSELRHYIGFVSQDTWLSDDTVMENIRFSGSHISEEQAIEASKKAGCDSFIRKLPKRYNEMLDNERDDISEGQKQLLTIARAMASDPSILILDEATSSVDVVTEDRIQKAVKKLLNGRTSIIIAHRLSQITSCDKIVVIDGGKVSEIGSHAELIANGGFYSKLYASYISG, encoded by the coding sequence ATGAATTTGAAATCATTAAAGCGCCTTTTCTCATATCTGAAGGGTTCTACCGGGATTGTTGTCCTTTCTGTCATTATCGGACTTTTATTTGGCGGCGCGACTGTTGCAATTCCTTATTTTGCAGGAAGAGCAATCGACAGTCTGGGAGATACTGATACGCTCATCAAGTGTCTGTTTATAATCACAGGTCTTATCGTCGTTGCTGCTTTACTTCAGTTCATTCTTATCAGGATGAATAACCGCGTTGCATTTACGATCGGTCAAAACTTGAGGAACGCGACCTATTCTAAGATGCACAGGGTTAAGATGTCTTATATTGACAGGACATCAGCAGGTAAGCTCCAGAGCTTGATCATCAGCGATGTTGAAACTGTATCTGACGGAATGCTTTTGTTCCTGAACCAGTTCGCTTCAGGAATTGCGACTATCCTGATCACACTTGTTGTCATGTTCTATATCAATTGGAAGATATCGCTTATCGTCGTAATCTTTACGCCTGTATCGATAGCTGTTTCCACAGCTATTGCAAAGGGCGCATATAAGTCTTTTTCAAAGCAGGCTGAGATCAGGTCGAAGCAGACATCTTTTGTTGCTGAATCAGTAAATAATTTCAGAGAGTGCAAGCTTTATAACGTAACAGATAAGAGAACCGCAGGATTCGATGAGATCAACGGCGAATACCGTAAGACATCAACCAAGGCTACATTTTTATCTTCAATAAGCAACCCTTCATCAAGATTTGTAAATGCTCTTATCTATGCAGGAGTAGTACTTACGGGTTGCTTATCTGGTATCGGCGGCGCTATAACTGTCGGTGCATTAACATCACTCTTAGCATATGCAAACCAGTTCATGAAGCCTTTTAACGACTTATCTGCCGTATATACTGAACTTTCTGACAGTTTTGCATGCCTTGCCAGGGTTTTCGAGTATCTGGACAGCCCTGAAATACCTGAAGAAAAAGCAAGAGATGACCTTCCTTCGAAAGATGTCCAGTTTGATATTGAGTTTAAGAATGTCTCATTCTCGTATGTTGAGGGAAGACCTGTACTTAAGGATATCTCCTTTAAGGTCGGAAAAGGCGAATCTTTCGCGATCGCAGGCCCTACGGGATGCGGAAAGACAACGCTTATCAATCTTTTGATGCGCTACTATGAGCCCGATTCAGGCGATATCCTCATAAACGGCAAGTCCATTAAAGATATTCCGAGATCTGAACTCCGCCATTATATAGGCTTTGTTTCGCAGGATACATGGCTTTCAGACGATACGGTAATGGAGAATATCAGGTTCTCGGGAAGCCACATTTCTGAAGAACAGGCAATCGAGGCCAGCAAGAAGGCCGGATGTGATTCTTTTATCAGAAAACTGCCAAAGCGTTATAATGAGATGTTGGATAACGAGAGAGATGATATCTCTGAAGGTCAGAAGCAGCTGCTTACCATAGCCAGGGCAATGGCTTCAGACCCTTCTATCCTGATATTGGATGAAGCGACATCATCTGTTGACGTTGTTACGGAAGACCGTATTCAGAAAGCTGTCAAAAAGCTTCTGAACGGCAGAACAAGTATTATAATTGCGCACAGGCTCTCACAGATCACGTCCTGCGACAAGATCGTCGTAATAGACGGCGGTAAGGTCTCAGAGATAGGATCTCACGCTGAGCTCATCGCAAACGGCGGATTTTACAGTAAGCTCTACGCTTCGTACATATCCGGATAA
- a CDS encoding ABC-type multidrug transport system fused ATPase/permease subunit: protein MKLLFSHIGKYKAASILSPVFKLLEACFELIVPLIVAGVIDNGIKKGDSGYVWSHVPILVLFAVVGFASAITAQYFAAYSATGISSGIRKSLHDKLQTLSISDYEKIGSSGMVTLLTSDVNQIQTGINLFLRLLLRSPFIVVGACIMAATVKPSIALILVACTALLAIVIALNMKFSIIRHRESRSGLDCLVKKTSNGIAGERVIRGFNKTKEDYQKFEENSQNLKKSQIKAADFAAWLNPLTYAVVNLGICLLIYRGSVHFNAGTLTDGQVVALYNYMSQILIELVKLANLIVSVSRAYACLKRAEGLMELKSTANNGTKVLPVGTPLAVSMKNVSFTYQGNVEESVKDFSIDIKPGETIGIIGSTGCGKSTAASLIAGIYNADEGEVDINGKNIKDIAVSSLSSAVAMSLQKTRLFKGSLKENITLGRNSLTNEDIEIACKASCSDDVIATKKEGLDFVISDGGAGLSGGQRQRIGIARALAGKPGLVILDDSTSALDWGTEKKLLNNLSNLPVKPTLILVSQKVRTCMNCDRIILMDDGKIEAVAPHEELLKISENYRYMNSLQMKEGAVS, encoded by the coding sequence ATGAAACTTCTTTTTAGTCATATCGGTAAATACAAAGCTGCTTCGATCTTAAGCCCTGTGTTTAAGCTCCTTGAAGCATGCTTTGAATTGATCGTCCCGCTCATCGTAGCGGGCGTTATCGATAATGGTATCAAGAAAGGTGATTCAGGATACGTCTGGTCACATGTTCCGATACTCGTTCTGTTTGCTGTTGTCGGCTTTGCGAGCGCTATAACCGCTCAGTATTTTGCTGCTTATTCTGCTACCGGAATCTCATCTGGAATCAGAAAGAGCCTTCATGATAAGCTTCAGACATTATCTATTAGCGATTATGAAAAGATCGGATCTTCCGGCATGGTAACGCTTCTTACTTCAGACGTTAACCAGATCCAGACCGGCATCAATCTCTTCTTAAGGCTCCTTTTGAGGTCTCCTTTTATCGTTGTAGGCGCATGCATAATGGCAGCGACAGTAAAGCCATCGATTGCTTTGATCCTGGTTGCATGCACAGCTTTGCTCGCTATAGTGATTGCTCTTAACATGAAGTTTTCGATCATAAGGCACAGGGAATCCAGGTCAGGATTAGACTGCCTTGTTAAGAAAACTTCCAACGGCATAGCCGGTGAACGTGTTATCAGGGGCTTTAACAAGACTAAAGAAGACTATCAGAAGTTTGAAGAAAATAGCCAAAATCTTAAGAAATCCCAGATAAAGGCTGCTGACTTTGCCGCCTGGCTTAATCCTTTGACTTATGCGGTAGTTAATCTCGGTATCTGTCTTTTGATCTACAGAGGTTCTGTTCATTTTAATGCAGGAACTCTTACAGACGGTCAGGTAGTTGCACTCTATAACTACATGTCACAGATACTTATTGAGCTCGTTAAGCTCGCCAATCTCATTGTTTCAGTATCCAGAGCTTATGCGTGCCTTAAGAGGGCAGAAGGCCTGATGGAACTTAAGAGTACTGCAAATAACGGCACTAAAGTGCTTCCTGTAGGAACGCCTCTTGCAGTTTCCATGAAGAATGTCTCATTTACTTATCAGGGAAATGTTGAAGAGTCAGTTAAAGACTTTTCTATTGATATTAAGCCTGGTGAGACAATCGGCATCATAGGAAGCACAGGCTGCGGAAAATCCACAGCTGCTTCTCTTATTGCCGGAATCTATAACGCAGATGAAGGTGAGGTTGATATTAATGGTAAGAATATCAAGGATATCGCTGTTTCGAGCCTCTCATCTGCTGTCGCTATGAGCCTACAGAAAACAAGATTATTCAAAGGTTCACTCAAAGAAAATATTACGCTCGGCAGGAATTCTTTAACCAATGAAGATATTGAAATAGCTTGCAAGGCTTCCTGCAGTGATGATGTTATAGCAACTAAGAAAGAGGGCCTTGATTTCGTTATTTCTGACGGCGGCGCAGGCCTTTCAGGAGGCCAGAGGCAGAGAATTGGTATTGCAAGAGCGCTTGCCGGCAAACCGGGTCTTGTCATTTTAGATGACTCGACATCAGCTTTGGACTGGGGTACAGAGAAGAAGCTTCTTAATAATCTTTCAAATCTTCCTGTTAAGCCCACGCTTATCCTTGTATCTCAAAAGGTCAGGACATGCATGAACTGTGACCGCATTATCCTGATGGATGACGGTAAGATCGAAGCTGTTGCTCCTCACGAAGAGCTTCTTAAGATTTCAGAGAACTACAGATATATGAATTCTCTTCAGATGAAGGAAGGCGCCGTATCATGA